The following are encoded in a window of Micrococcales bacterium genomic DNA:
- a CDS encoding Panacea domain-containing protein: protein MTNVHDLAAYILRQHGEMSTTKLHKLCYYAQGHSLAWDGEPLFHEELQAWSNGPVCAELFHRHQGRFNLETCDPEGDPEALSQDQRETIDAVLDAYGHLTGFELSVLAASERPWREARGDLHGAEPSHNPIDLDVMQQFFVAEIASDVPADKTPHHGDH, encoded by the coding sequence ATGACAAACGTCCATGACCTGGCCGCCTACATTCTTCGCCAGCACGGCGAAATGTCCACGACCAAGCTGCACAAGCTCTGCTATTACGCCCAGGGCCACTCACTGGCTTGGGACGGCGAACCGTTGTTCCACGAGGAGCTACAGGCCTGGTCAAACGGCCCGGTTTGCGCCGAGCTGTTCCACCGTCACCAGGGACGATTCAACCTCGAAACCTGTGACCCTGAAGGTGACCCCGAAGCCCTGAGCCAAGACCAGCGCGAAACAATTGACGCTGTCTTGGACGCCTACGGCCACCTCACGGGTTTCGAACTGTCGGTGCTTGCCGCCAGCGAACGGCCCTGGCGCGAGGCTCGCGGCGACTTGCATGGCGCCGAGCCATCCCACAACCCAATCGACCTCGACGTGATGCAGCAATTCTTCGTAGCCGAGATCGCCTCCGACGTCCCGGCAGACAAAACCCCACACCACGGCGACCACTGA